A segment of the Nitrospinaceae bacterium genome:
GCAGACGCTGGATATAAACCTCGGCTTTTTTGTCCAGGGCAAATTTCCAATAATCCTCAAATCGTTTGTCTTTGAGAAGCTCACCCATTTTTTTGGCCATCTCGGCCATGATGAGAACATCGTCCTTGGTATCGTAGATGGGCTTCACGCCCCCCTTCCAAATTTGAAGGAAGGGATTCGAGCACGATGCTGTAATCTCAGGCTGCTCGAACTCCATCCAGGTGTTCGCCGGAAGGAGAATGTCCGAGTATTCAGCCGTGGAAGTTAATTCGATCTCTGAGCAAATGATCATCTCAATTTTGGGGTTCACGTTTTTGATCATCTCGTAGAGCCATTTGGCGTTGTTGAAGATGTTCACGTTCGAAAACCAAAGAGACTTCGTTGGAGAGGGCATATGGGTTTTGCCGGTGAAGACCTTGCGCCCGAATTTCGGAGTATCCACGACAAGCGGCTTATCGCCATAGTTCCAGTAGGCGGGCTCTTCATCCTTAATGGTGCCCCGCACCTTGATATCTTTTCCGTCCACCGTCGGGTCAAGGTTGGGATTGAAGGGGTCCTCCGCAATCCAGCCCTTAAACCCGGGTCCGGTCCATTTTGAACCCTGGAACAGAGCTGCCTTATAGTTTCCTGCCCACGTATGGCAGCCCGCACCCGGCCGGCCAATGTTCCCCGTCAGCGACATGGGAAGATATTGAGCCCGGTTGGTCATGGTCGCGTGGAACCAATGGTTGACGCCTTCGCCTACGTGCAGGGCGGCAGGCTTGATCGTAGACACATCCTTGGCAAACTGCTCAATGAGCTCTTTGGGGGATTGGGTAATTTCATGGACGGTGTCGAGATCGTAGTCCTTGAGATGGTGAGATTTATACATTTCGAAAACCGGCATCACCTCGATTTCCTGGCCGCTTACCAGTTTGACGGTAAACTTCCCTTCGAGAGCCGGGTCGAGATTCTTTTCACCCAGGTGGCGGCCTACGTCATCGCGGGAGATGGGAACGGCCTGATTCTTGCCTTTATCCCAAACCATGAAGTCGCCCACGGCCTTCCGCATTTTCGGAGTGAGGCCATGGATTTGGAATGAGGGTCCACCTGAAATATCAAAATTCTCGTAGCCGGGAATAATATCCTCTGGCCGCAACCGGCGCAGGTTATCCGTGCGGACGAGAAGCGGGAAATCAGTGAATTCTTTGACGAATTTCGCGTCATACCAACCCCGGTCGATGAGAATTTTCGTCACACCAAGGAGAAGGGCTGTATCAGTCTGCGGACGGATGGGAATCCAATAATCCGCCTTGGTGGCCGGCGGGCTGTATTCGGGTGCAACAACGATTATCTTCGCTCCCCGCTCCATTGACTCCATGAAAAAGTGTGAGTCGGGTCGCTTATTCTCGACAAGGTTTTTTCCCATGTGGATATGAAGCTTCGAGTTTCTCAGGTCGTTGAAATCGCAATCCGATGCCTGAAGACCGTGAACGAAAGGGTGCCCCGGCGCCTGGTCGCCATGCCAGGTATAGTTCGACCAAGCGCGCCCGCCACGAGCTTTCTTTGGGCTTACGCCACGGACATGGGTGTCGAGTAGAGACATCGTGTTGGCAAACCGGTACATTCCGTACTTACCGATAACACCAAGAAGCCCCATGCCGCCCCGGAATTTCATGGTGCGCGTGCCAGCCCCGTTCCAGTGGGTCAGCGTCGCGGGATCGTAGCCTTGGTCGAGAAGACGTTTTTTACCCTGCTCTCCGCTGTAGGTTTTCGCAATTTTGATGAATCCTTTTGATGCATATGTATAAGCATCGTCCCATTTCATGCGGACAAACGTATCTGTGCCTCTTGAGTCGAACTTATATTTCTTTTTGTTCTCATCGTTGAGTTCCGGGAAACCGTCGTCGGCCCACTTTTTCCACCCGCGACGAACCATCGGGTAGCGAAGACGATAGGGCCCGTACATGCGCCGCTGGAAGGTAAATCCGTTGGGGCATCCCCGGGGGTTCCAATGATGAGAAGCTTTGACGCCATAGAGGTCGGTGATGCGGTGCTTGTCGTAGTTCTGCTCTGTTCGCAGAACTACGCCGTTGCGGGTGAAAGCCTTGAGGCGGCATTCATGGGTGCAGTTCGGCGAGCAAACCCAGGTAAAGGAGCCATCCACCTTGTACTGGTCGCGATAAACCTTCTCCCATCCGCGATTCGGGTAGTTCGTAAGCGGGTTTCCCATCTCCCCGTTGGGACTCAAGGCCGATAGTGCGAGGCCCTTACCGCTCCAGGCGATAAGCCCGGTACCACTGGCGGCGAGAAACTGGCGTCTGGATAATTTCATATTAAATATCCTCCATGCTAGAGCCAGAAAACGAATTAGAAGTGCGAGCGATTATTTGATTTGGAGTTCCGGATGAATTTGTTGAAAACGCCGCCGTGAACAAATAACGGTTGGCGCATTGTGAGCAGATACCCTGCTTGGGCTCCCAGTCAGGATATTCTTCATTAATGACTTGAGAGAGTTCATCTCCCGTTTCGGCCCATTCGTGTGTCGGAAACTGGCAAAGCGGGCACGAAGAACCGGGCCCATACGTGCGATGGAGTTCAACCTCATCGGAAATATCAGCGGCAATGTTTAAAATGGCGCATAACGAGACAGCACCCGTGACCATCTGACGAAGTTCCCCGCTAGAAAGCCGGTATCCGCCCCACAAGATTTCAATAACCCGATCAGCCGCCTCGGTACCCAGGTTTGAAAAGAGGGATTTGAATTCACCGGCCCGCTGCTCCTTTAGACCTTGAGGAAGATGCCACTTGCTCTCGAGCCTTCCATCTACAGAGAGATCCCACAGCGTGCGGTACCGATCACGGAAAAGGGATTCCTCGGAAGGAGAAACTTCAGAGAGGGGGCGTGTGGTGTCGTATCCAAAGGCAGGGTCTAGAATGTCGAGAATATGGGTCAGTTCATGCCGAAGTAGATACCGGCACCGTTCTACGTCCAGTAGCGAATCGCTTCGGATTTGAATTCCAAGTTGCATCCCGTCTTCACTAAGTTGAGCGCCCTCTTCATCGCGCCGCATTACTCGGGTCAAAATACATACGGATGGAAGACGGGCTTCTTTGTCTACCTCCTCAAATATTTCACTTACCCGCTCCGGATATCCAAGAGTCCAGATAAATTTTCGGTACAAGGACGAAAAAGCCGCCCCACGTTTGCGGAGCGGTGCATTTTCGTAGATATCATCCGCCTTATCTCGGAAAGACTTAACCATACTCAAGTCTCCCGTCTGAACTCTCTGGCGAAATTCTTGTTCAACCACCTCTTCTGAAAGTGCATCGTCAAAAATAAAGTTCATTGAAACACCTCACTCTGAGGGGTAAGAGCACCACCCAAAAACACGAAAAAATTAGGTGCTATGGTTTGGTAGCAAAATTAAAATATTACAAGAGATTATGATGTTATTATCCTAATATTGCCTTGATCCTCCACTTGTGCAACTTTATTTTTTTATCAATAGTTAATATTACGAAATATACGGCTACAACATGTTGATAATAAGTGAGTTAAACTATTACTTTTTTGGATGGGGGGGCAAAAAGATGCTTTTAACCGACAGGAAGAAAAGAAATACCTGTCCATGGCGAATTCCTAAGCAAACTACGTAGGACCGGAGTAAGAGGATATGGACAATCCTCTGCCTTGCAACATACACCCGCACCGACCTCATACGACCCTCTCAGACGCGTTTTTAGATCCCAGGAGCGACTTTCTCATTCGCTCTGATCCCTGGAGTCAGTCGAAGAAAGATCGGATCGCAGGGGATCGGTTTTTCTTGGGGGTTCCGAATTTTTCTTGTGTTTGTACGAGGCGAGCTTACATCTATATAGATGCACCATTTCGCCCGTCATATCCGGGGGGGGCATCCTGAGGCTTTTGTTCCTGAGTACAAGGGATCCGTTAGTTACCTCGTAGAGTCGCATCGACTTGTACCAGCGGGGGATCCGTTTTTTTTACCGAGGCTTTAGCGGCCACGCTGGATACCCATAGATTTGAAATAATTTTTACCCCCGAAAGCAGCGTTTGATTGCCAATAATAAAAGACCAAGTTGGATGGGGAAGAAGATGCGTATGTTAAAACGATAATCCGCGTCCGAATGGCGAGGCGGGGAATACTTCATCAGGACGCTGAAAAGTAACGTCTTGCAATATAAAACCGAGGGGTCATGTAAAAAGGCCCGTGTGGAGAGCTTGCAGGAGGGCAGGGATTAGGCGAACGGGCTGGCACGTGCTCCGTCACACCTTTGCATCGCACTTGGTGATGAGGGGAGCACCTCTAAACGCCGTGCAGGAACTCCTGGGGCACGCGGACATCCAGATGACGATGCGCTATGCGCACCTAAGCCCTGACGCTAGGCGAGACGCAGTCAAACTTCTCGATGGTCACGGCACTATAGTGGCACTTCCCCCAAGAGTGGGGGAAGTCGAACCGCAAGTAGTTGAAAAATAAAGAATTAATGGTGGAGGCGGCGGGAATCGAACCCGCGTCCGAAAGGCTTCAAACTTGAGCGTCTACGCGTGTGTCCGGCGGTTTAAGTTTCGCCCGGGCTCGCGCCCACCGGCGAGGCTCTTCTCCGGGCTAGTCCGATTAAATTTCGCCCACGCCCCCTACGGACCGAAGAGTTCGAGGGCTAGTCCGCTTAATGGCATCTCGACCCCCTCCTGCGAACAAGGAGAGGCGAGACGCTCGCTAGCGTTTAAGCAGCGAGAGCCAGCTCAGTGTCGGCTGGTGTGTTTTGCCACATTGTTAACGGGGCCAAGTGGCGTCCCCGACGCGCAACTCAGTCGTCAGTCCCTCCCGTCGAAACCAGATCGCCCCCAAAAGATGTGCACACCCTCCGGCGAAGCGATCCGGGCCGCCAAGGGGGTGTTAAAATTCATATGCGGATACAGCGATATTCAGTTTCAAATCTTATCGCTGATGTCGTTTAATCTCTATCCCTATTTCGGAGTACGAGTTCGCGCTGTACCTCGCGATTAACGGTGCGCTCTTTTAGCTCCTGACGCCGGTCGCCGTGTTTTTTTCCGCGCCCGAGGCCAAGTTCGAGCTTCGCCCGTCCTCTTTTAAAATACATTTTCATTGGCACGATGGTTAGGCCGCGTTCTTGCGTCTTGCCAAACAGGCGATTTATCTCATACCGATGCATAAGGAGTTTTCGCCGCCGGGTGGGCTCATGATTATTGATATTTCCGTTGGCATAGGGGCTGATGTGACAGCCGACCAGCCAAACCTCCCCACCGATAACATCGCCATAACTCTCCTTGAGATTCGCCCGCCCCTCGCGGAGGGCTTTCACCTCGGTTCCCGTCAGGGCGATTCCGGCCTCAAAGGTCTCCTCGATTAAATAATCGGCCCGCGCGCGGCGGTTATCGGCAATTATCTTGATCCCGTCCGCCATGAGAGCCACCCCTTCGCCTCGAAATTTGATATCTGCTCGACAAGAACCATTATCGGTCCGAAACGCAAATATCTAAAATCAGCCCGCATCCCAGAAACAAACGAGGGAGACCGGCGGACCGGCTCCCTCGTCTCTGTCGAAAAGGAATATAGGGCATCTTCCCAAAAATCGCCACCCTTGAATATTCACCTGGCAGCCTTACTTCCAGGACGACTAATGCCTCCTGTCCCCCTTTTTTCGGAGACTTTTCTTCCGGGGAGATTTGGTTTTCCGCTTGGGACCGCTTCCGGCGCGGATAGTGCTGCCACGGGCATCAGCAACACGCTGGGGCCGTTTTCGACCAGCGGTGCGAGCGCTCCGGCGAGCGCTGGTTGCCCCCTCTGGGACTCCGTGCCCGCCTCCCGCCAGAAGCTGAAACGTCACCTCGCGGCGAGCCAGATCCGAGGCCACAACGCGCACCGTCACCGGATCGCCCAGGCGAAGACGCCTGCCCGTTCGCTCACCGAGGACGGAGTGCTCCTCTGGTAAATGGATATAATAATCGTCGGTCATCGATTCAAGCGGAATCATTCCCTCGACAAAATTCTCATCAAGCTCCACAAACACCCCAAAACCTGTCACTCCCGAAACATGGCCCGTGCAACGCTGGTCAATATAGTCCCGCATGAAAAGCGCTTTTAGAAAACTCTTCATCTCGCGTTCGGCCAATTCGGCCTGCCGCCCGCGCTCGGAGATTTCAGCGCAAATCGAGGCAAGATTTTTATGGTTAGGCTTGCGACGATCACCTCGCATAAGCCGCTTGAGCCGCCTGTGCACAAGCAAATCTGCATAGCGCCGAATCGGCGAGGTGAAGTGGGTATAAGGCTCAAAGCCAAGCCCGAAGTGAATCCCTGGGTCGGGTTCATAACAGGCGAGCCTCATGCTCCGGAGCACCAGCATGTTCACATATCGCTCGATGTCCTTGCCCGCCGCCGCGTCGATGACGGCCTGGAGTCCAGTGCCTTTCATCAACTCCTCAGACGAGAGATCGGGCAGACCCAGACGGGCAAGCGTTCTTCTCAAGAGCTCTATCGACTCCTCATCCGGCGGGGCGTGGACCCTGTAAACGGCGGCGCCTTCGGCATCCTCAAGCATTTTCGCCACGGCACGGTTCGCCGCCAACATGCATTCTTCAACCAGGCGGTGCGCCTCGTTTCGGGGCGAGCGCTCAATCGCGGTGGGATGTCCCTTCTCGTTCAAGTGAACAATGGGCTCGGGCAGATCAAAATCGAGGCTTCCCTCAGTCATGCGGCGAGCTCGAAGCTGGCCAGCGAGGGCCGCAAGCTCTGCCAACGGGCCGCGAAATGACAGCGCCTTTTCATATTCTTCTCGCTCGAGAATCTCTTCTCCTTCAAGCACGGCGCCCGCACCGGCATAGGTAAGCTGGGCGCTTGAGCGAATACGCGCCACCGTTAGCCGAAAGTCCACCTGGCGACCCTTGTCGTCGAAGTCCAGAAAAGCCGACAACACCCTTCGCACCTCTCCCTCCCTTAGGGAGCACACATCACCCGAAAGACATGGGGGTAGCATCGGAATCGCCCGATCAGGGAAGTAGACGCTGTTGCCGCGCAGGGCAGCCTCTTTATCGGTCTCATGGCCCGCTCGAACGTAGTGACTCACATCCGCAATATGAACACCGAGCCGACGACCACCGTCCGCCAGAGCTTCGATGGAAAGCGCATCATCATGATCGCGTGCGGTTCTTGGGTCGATGGTAAATGTTTCAAGTTCGCGTAGATCGGCGACTCCCCTCGGGAAGGGCTCGTCCTCGCCCGGCGGTTTTAGTCCCTCGGCTTCCTTTATCGCAGCAGGTTGAAAATCCTCGCGGATACCCCACTTGGCGATGATCATTTCTTGCTCGACAGCCGGATCGTCCGGGTAGCCAAAAGCCCGGGTGATCACCCCCCGCGCATCCTCCCGAACACCGGGATAGGTTTCGATCTCGACCTCCACCCACTCGCCATTTCGCGCGCCACCACGCTTGGAAGCTGCTACCTGAATGATGTCGCCGATTCGCTTGTCCTGCGGCTCAACCCATGCCCGTCTTCTGTCGGTGACGAGGCGGCCAACGAGGGTTTTGTGCGCATGCTCGATGACATCTACAACGCTGCCGTCGCGGCGGCCATCCGGGTGGGTATGCTCCACACGGGCCGCGACGCGATCACCATCCATCGCGCCTCTCGTGCGCAGCCGCTTGATGAAAACATCAGCCCCAGGCTTTCCGGCCCCCGGCTCATCATCGGCAATGACGAAACCGTAGCCCTCCCTATGACCGCGAAAGACGCCTACCAAGATCGAAAGGCTACTTGGTAGGGCAAATTTCGCATGAACTCGAATAAGGACACCATCGCCCGAAAGCGCTCGCACCCGTTTTCGAAAGGCCGGACGATCATCGGCGGGCACCTCAAGGGATCTGATCATATCGCGAAGCGCCATGGCACGATTCTCGCGGCCCAAAAGGTCGAGAATTTCCTTGTCCGTGATATTCGATGCGGGTTTACGGGTCACAATCAAACAACCATACGGCGGGCAGGAAAAAGAGATGGGGTCATGCCATTACTTCACTCGTGTGCACCTGCCAGGATTCAACGAGCCGGTCGTACTCAAGCTGGACGCAGGTGAGCCATCCACCATAGGCGGCTCCCGTGTCGATTCCCAATTTAAACGGAAGTTCGTCCATCACCCCAGGCATGGGAGTGTGGCCAAAGACTATAGGCTTTCCAAAATCCTCGTCCGAATGAATGAATTCATCTCGAATCCAGATCAGATCCTTATCCACCTGCGCATCGAGCGGAACACCGGGCTGCACCCCTGCGTGAACAAAAAGAAAACCGCCGGACTCATGGCGATAGCCAAGGGACTCGAAAAAATCCATATGAAGCGGCGGCACCTTGGGCGGGCCCACACGCGGGTCGATGCCGTAGCTATGGAGGGTTTCTATCCCCCCATTCATCGTAAAAATTCCCTTTGGATATTTTTTTTCATCCTTGATGTAGTCGAGAAACATGTCTTCATGATTCCCGCGAAGGCATGTCGTGTTCGGATAGTTGAGCTTGAATTCTAGAACGGCATCCACCACCCCGCGCGAATCGGGCCCCCGGTCGATGTAGTCACCGATGAAGACGATCTCATCGTCTTTCTCAAGAGGCACTTTTTCGATCAGCATGTCCAGCATCCCGCGCTGGCCGTGTATGTCGCCGATGGCGTAAAGGTTCGACATGGATTATTTCACTCTTTAATTCAATGTTCATATGAATATAACAACCGCCAGACATCACCGGTTGAATCCGCGGCAATTCTAGGGGGTCACTCAACGGTTGTAAACGAGAGCGACTCAGTGCACCTCGCCCCAGTTGTCTCCTGAGCTCGACTCGACGGCAAGGGGCACTTTGAGCTGGACGGCGCCCTCCATCTCCTCGGCAACAAGTTTTTCAACCGCTTTCATCTCCTTTGGCGGCACCTCGAACAGAAGCTCATCGTGCACCTGCACAAGCATTCGGGTTTTTTTCTTTTCATCTCGAAGACGCCCCGAGATCGCGATCATCGCACGCTTGATGATATCGGCGGCGCTTCCCTGTATGACCGAATTACCCGCCGTTCGCTCGGCGGCGTTTTGTAGGTTTCTGTTTCGGCTATTCAAATCGGGCAGATAGCGCCGACGATCAAACAGCGTGGTGACATAGCCGCGCGCTCGGCCCTCGGCGATGACCTGCTGAACGAAGGCAGGCACATTAGCGAAACGCTCGAAGTAAGTATCGATGAACGATTTGGCCTCGCCCTGCGGTATACCGAGCGTACGAGAAAGCCCAAATGCACCCTGCCCGTAAACGATTCCGAAATTAACGGCCTTCGCGACGCGACGCATTTCGTCGTCCACATCTTTCACCTCGACTCCGTATACAGCAGAAGCCGTGGTCGCGTGGATGTCCTCGCCTTTCTCGAAAGCGGCGACGAGGCTAGGGTCTTCGGTAAAGTGGGCGAGCACGCGAAGCTCTATCTGGCTGTAGTCGGCAGAAAGGAGCTTCCAACCCTTTTCGGGCAAAAACGCGCGGCGAATTTCACGACCGAGCTCGGTGCGTATCGGTATATTCTGGAGATTTGGGTCCGAGCTGCTCAACCGGCCCGTCGCGGCGACTGTCTGGTTGAATTTCGCGTGAATGCGACCGGTCTTTTTATTCACGAGATTAGGCAGCGTATCGATATAGGTGCTCTTGAGTTTTGAGAGCTGACGGTAATTCAGAATCTCTTCAGGCAGCGGATGGCTTCCGGCTAGGCGCTCCATCGTGTCGATGTCGGTGGATGGGCCCGTTTTGGTTTTTTTGAGCACCGGCAGGTTCAGCTTCTCGAACAGAATTACACGAAGCTGCTTGGGCGAGTTGATATTAAACTCCTCTCCCGCCATTTCATGGATATGAGCCCGAATCAATTCAAGCCGTGCTTCGATCTCCTTGCCCATTCCTTGGAGAAATTTACCGTCAAGGCGAATACCATCGTCCTCCATCCCGAACAACACGCGAAGCAACGGTATTTCAAGGTTATCAAACAAATCTTGAAGCCCGTGATCTCTCAGTTCAGGGATCATTTTTTCGGAGAGCCTGAAAGTAAAATCCGCGTCCTGACAGGCATAGACGGTGGCATCATCTACAGGTACCGAGGAGAACAGTATCTGCTTTGCCCCTTTTCCGCATAGATCAGAGAACTTGATCGTCACCAGTTCCAGGTATTCTAGCGCCAAGTTATCCAGACCGTGGCTCATACGTCCCGAATGGATCAAGTAAGAGGCAACCATGGTGTCGAAAATATTCCCACCAATCGACATCCCCGCTCCCGAGAGAACTGTCATGTCGTATTTTATGTTCTGCGCAATTTTGACGCATTTATCTCCCTCGATAAGAGGGCGCACCGCCTCTAAAACACCATCGAGCGGCAACTGCTCTCCAGAATCGAGGGTGTCGTGCCCCACGGGAACATAAAACGCCCGGCCTGCCTTGGCCGAAAAACTTAGGCCCACGATTTTCGCCGCCCTCGCATCGAGCGAGGTGGTCTCAAGGTCGAAGGCAAAGCGACCCGTTTTCGTCAGCTCACGAATCATTTTACCAAGTTCTTTTTCGGTCCTGACGGTGTGGTAGTCGCGAGCATTGGCTTCCTCCATCGGCGTCGCGCCAGAGGGAGCAGAAACTTCTCCGCTATCACCCCCCACATAACCCGGAAGCTGGTCTACAATGCCCTTGATCTCAAGTTCCTCGACAAAAAGTTTTTCCGCCGCAGGAATGTCGGCATCCCCCAAGCGATAGCTTTCGATATCTTCATTCACTTCAAAATCGCATTTAAGGGTAGCCAACTCGAA
Coding sequences within it:
- a CDS encoding tyrosine-type recombinase/integrase; this encodes MKPRGHVKRPVWRACRRAGIRRTGWHVLRHTFASHLVMRGAPLNAVQELLGHADIQMTMRYAHLSPDARRDAVKLLDGHGTIVALPPRVGEVEPQVVEK
- the polA gene encoding DNA polymerase I is translated as MRPELSSNRPETDWSPVAKKAKQIYLIDGTGYMFRAYYAMMRQRLSNSRKLPTGGIMAFSRMMLGVLRNKAPEYAAVAFDRPEPTFRHQMYDAYKSNRDAPPEDMIAQIPYMKRVVEVMRIPILSQAGAEADDLIGSLATRSVAKGFEVVLVTADKDFSQLVGEKVRIWDPMKDEDIGPAEVEARWGVPPEKFVEIQALMGDSSDNIPGVPGIGEKTAVALIKEFGGLEEVLTAGDKIKRPKQRQSIEDNADLARLSFELATLKCDFEVNEDIESYRLGDADIPAAEKLFVEELEIKGIVDQLPGYVGGDSGEVSAPSGATPMEEANARDYHTVRTEKELGKMIRELTKTGRFAFDLETTSLDARAAKIVGLSFSAKAGRAFYVPVGHDTLDSGEQLPLDGVLEAVRPLIEGDKCVKIAQNIKYDMTVLSGAGMSIGGNIFDTMVASYLIHSGRMSHGLDNLALEYLELVTIKFSDLCGKGAKQILFSSVPVDDATVYACQDADFTFRLSEKMIPELRDHGLQDLFDNLEIPLLRVLFGMEDDGIRLDGKFLQGMGKEIEARLELIRAHIHEMAGEEFNINSPKQLRVILFEKLNLPVLKKTKTGPSTDIDTMERLAGSHPLPEEILNYRQLSKLKSTYIDTLPNLVNKKTGRIHAKFNQTVAATGRLSSSDPNLQNIPIRTELGREIRRAFLPEKGWKLLSADYSQIELRVLAHFTEDPSLVAAFEKGEDIHATTASAVYGVEVKDVDDEMRRVAKAVNFGIVYGQGAFGLSRTLGIPQGEAKSFIDTYFERFANVPAFVQQVIAEGRARGYVTTLFDRRRYLPDLNSRNRNLQNAAERTAGNSVIQGSAADIIKRAMIAISGRLRDEKKKTRMLVQVHDELLFEVPPKEMKAVEKLVAEEMEGAVQLKVPLAVESSSGDNWGEVH
- a CDS encoding serine/threonine protein phosphatase, with translation MSNLYAIGDIHGQRGMLDMLIEKVPLEKDDEIVFIGDYIDRGPDSRGVVDAVLEFKLNYPNTTCLRGNHEDMFLDYIKDEKKYPKGIFTMNGGIETLHSYGIDPRVGPPKVPPLHMDFFESLGYRHESGGFLFVHAGVQPGVPLDAQVDKDLIWIRDEFIHSDEDFGKPIVFGHTPMPGVMDELPFKLGIDTGAAYGGWLTCVQLEYDRLVESWQVHTSEVMA
- the smpB gene encoding SsrA-binding protein SmpB encodes the protein MADGIKIIADNRRARADYLIEETFEAGIALTGTEVKALREGRANLKESYGDVIGGEVWLVGCHISPYANGNINNHEPTRRRKLLMHRYEINRLFGKTQERGLTIVPMKMYFKRGRAKLELGLGRGKKHGDRRQELKERTVNREVQRELVLRNRDRD
- the rnr gene encoding ribonuclease R produces the protein MTRKPASNITDKEILDLLGRENRAMALRDMIRSLEVPADDRPAFRKRVRALSGDGVLIRVHAKFALPSSLSILVGVFRGHREGYGFVIADDEPGAGKPGADVFIKRLRTRGAMDGDRVAARVEHTHPDGRRDGSVVDVIEHAHKTLVGRLVTDRRRAWVEPQDKRIGDIIQVAASKRGGARNGEWVEVEIETYPGVREDARGVITRAFGYPDDPAVEQEMIIAKWGIREDFQPAAIKEAEGLKPPGEDEPFPRGVADLRELETFTIDPRTARDHDDALSIEALADGGRRLGVHIADVSHYVRAGHETDKEAALRGNSVYFPDRAIPMLPPCLSGDVCSLREGEVRRVLSAFLDFDDKGRQVDFRLTVARIRSSAQLTYAGAGAVLEGEEILEREEYEKALSFRGPLAELAALAGQLRARRMTEGSLDFDLPEPIVHLNEKGHPTAIERSPRNEAHRLVEECMLAANRAVAKMLEDAEGAAVYRVHAPPDEESIELLRRTLARLGLPDLSSEELMKGTGLQAVIDAAAGKDIERYVNMLVLRSMRLACYEPDPGIHFGLGFEPYTHFTSPIRRYADLLVHRRLKRLMRGDRRKPNHKNLASICAEISERGRQAELAEREMKSFLKALFMRDYIDQRCTGHVSGVTGFGVFVELDENFVEGMIPLESMTDDYYIHLPEEHSVLGERTGRRLRLGDPVTVRVVASDLARREVTFQLLAGGGHGVPEGATSARRSARTAGRKRPQRVADARGSTIRAGSGPKRKTKSPRKKSLRKKGDRRH
- a CDS encoding molybdopterin-dependent oxidoreductase gives rise to the protein MKLSRRQFLAASGTGLIAWSGKGLALSALSPNGEMGNPLTNYPNRGWEKVYRDQYKVDGSFTWVCSPNCTHECRLKAFTRNGVVLRTEQNYDKHRITDLYGVKASHHWNPRGCPNGFTFQRRMYGPYRLRYPMVRRGWKKWADDGFPELNDENKKKYKFDSRGTDTFVRMKWDDAYTYASKGFIKIAKTYSGEQGKKRLLDQGYDPATLTHWNGAGTRTMKFRGGMGLLGVIGKYGMYRFANTMSLLDTHVRGVSPKKARGGRAWSNYTWHGDQAPGHPFVHGLQASDCDFNDLRNSKLHIHMGKNLVENKRPDSHFFMESMERGAKIIVVAPEYSPPATKADYWIPIRPQTDTALLLGVTKILIDRGWYDAKFVKEFTDFPLLVRTDNLRRLRPEDIIPGYENFDISGGPSFQIHGLTPKMRKAVGDFMVWDKGKNQAVPISRDDVGRHLGEKNLDPALEGKFTVKLVSGQEIEVMPVFEMYKSHHLKDYDLDTVHEITQSPKELIEQFAKDVSTIKPAALHVGEGVNHWFHATMTNRAQYLPMSLTGNIGRPGAGCHTWAGNYKAALFQGSKWTGPGFKGWIAEDPFNPNLDPTVDGKDIKVRGTIKDEEPAYWNYGDKPLVVDTPKFGRKVFTGKTHMPSPTKSLWFSNVNIFNNAKWLYEMIKNVNPKIEMIICSEIELTSTAEYSDILLPANTWMEFEQPEITASCSNPFLQIWKGGVKPIYDTKDDVLIMAEMAKKMGELLKDKRFEDYWKFALDKKAEVYIQRLLDSSTPTRGYKYDDIMAGKYGESGTALMLFRSYPRIPFLEQIEDSVPFYSPTGRLQAYNDEPEVIEYGENLIVQREGPEGTPYLPNVIISSSPYIRPEDYGIPQSHMGWDERQVRNIKLPWKEAKDTKNPLWEAGYRFFCLTPKSRHTTHSSWQVTDWNFIWSTSFGDPYRMDRRQPGVGENQVQMNPEAAKDQGFNEGDYVYVDANPADRPYIGWKPNDPFYKVSRLMLRLKFNPAYPYDVVMIKHGAWGATEKSVKGHETRKDGRAVSADTGYQASYRYGSHQSITRGWLMPMHQLDSLFHKKKVFMSFMFGGEADNHAINTVPKETLVKLTKAEDGGLGGRGVWAPATTGFSVGNENKFMQRYLQGTVKVKRG